From Pontibacter actiniarum, a single genomic window includes:
- a CDS encoding DoxX family protein, with product MAILRSGYKLRNFGLLLLRVGIGIMFILHGWPKLAGGPARWEAIGNSMGVFGIGFAPVFWGFMAGFAEAVGGFLILLGFFFRPACILLLLTMLVATTKHMVAGDGFGGYSHALEAAILFLSLLFIGPGKYSLDSKVFPKDKGRRTRKYFA from the coding sequence ATGGCTATACTTCGCTCAGGTTACAAACTCAGGAACTTCGGATTGTTGTTGCTCCGTGTGGGCATCGGTATCATGTTTATACTGCACGGCTGGCCAAAACTTGCAGGCGGCCCCGCGCGATGGGAGGCAATAGGCAACAGCATGGGGGTTTTCGGGATTGGGTTTGCACCGGTGTTCTGGGGCTTTATGGCTGGCTTTGCCGAGGCGGTAGGCGGCTTCCTGATCCTGCTTGGCTTCTTTTTCCGCCCGGCCTGCATCCTGCTGCTGCTCACCATGCTGGTAGCCACCACAAAGCACATGGTCGCCGGCGACGGCTTCGGCGGGTATTCACATGCCCTGGAGGCGGCTATCCTGTTCCTCTCGCTGCTCTTCATCGGCCCCGGCAAGTACAGCCTCGACAGCAAAGTGTTCCCGAAAGACAAGGGCAGAAGAACCCGTAAGTACTTTGCGTAG
- the surE gene encoding 5'/3'-nucleotidase SurE, with amino-acid sequence MAKPLILVSNDDGITAPGIRTLVRVAMRVGEVVVVAPDGPQSGMGHAITIGNTLRLDKSIALEDLGVEAYECSGTPADCVKLAKHHVLRERTPDLVVSGINHGSNSSISVLYSGTMSAAIEAAIEGLPAIGFSLCDYGHEADFSHTEEFVEKIIRQAVEHGIPDNTALNVNFPKKGDEPIKGIKVCRQAHAKWQEEFDERLDPHNRKYFWMTGSFVNFDKGEDTDEWALVNNYISVVPCQFDMTAHHAIGMINENWEF; translated from the coding sequence ATGGCTAAACCATTAATCTTGGTCTCCAACGACGATGGCATCACGGCACCGGGCATCAGAACGCTGGTGCGCGTGGCTATGCGGGTGGGAGAGGTTGTAGTAGTAGCACCGGACGGGCCACAGTCAGGCATGGGGCATGCCATTACCATCGGCAACACGCTGCGCCTGGACAAATCCATAGCCTTAGAGGACCTGGGCGTGGAGGCCTACGAGTGCTCCGGCACGCCGGCCGACTGCGTGAAGCTGGCCAAGCACCATGTGCTCCGCGAGCGTACGCCGGACCTGGTGGTGAGCGGTATCAACCACGGCTCCAACTCCAGCATCAGCGTGCTTTACTCGGGCACGATGTCGGCGGCCATCGAGGCGGCTATCGAGGGCCTGCCAGCCATTGGCTTCTCGCTCTGCGACTACGGCCACGAAGCGGATTTCTCACATACCGAGGAATTTGTAGAGAAGATCATCCGGCAGGCTGTTGAACACGGGATACCGGACAATACGGCGCTGAACGTTAACTTCCCGAAGAAAGGCGATGAGCCCATTAAAGGCATCAAGGTTTGCCGCCAGGCGCACGCCAAGTGGCAGGAGGAGTTTGATGAGCGCCTGGACCCGCACAACCGCAAGTACTTCTGGATGACGGGCAGCTTCGTGAACTTCGACAAGGGCGAGGATACCGATGAGTGGGCGCTGGTGAACAACTATATTTCGGTGGTGCCCTGCCAGTTCGACATGACGGCCCACCACGCGATCGGCATGATCAACGAAAACTGGGAGTTCTAA
- a CDS encoding S10 family peptidase, giving the protein MRKLLALALFLAAIVLPAAAQRRTINLDSTVTTKHQVTIKGQKVPYTATTGTQPVWGEDGKAVAGLFYTYYERSDVKDRAARPLVISFNGGPGSASVWMHIAYTGPRLLQIDDEGYPIQPYGIRENPESILDIADIVFVNPVNTGYSRMADDVDKDKMKEKFFGVNADVKYLAEWLNTFVTRKGRWASPKYLIGESYGTTRVSGLALELQNSQWMYLNGVILVSPTELGIEREGPVEAALRLPYYAATAWYHQKLPQDLQQKDLTDVLPEVEAFTVNELIPAIVKGGFLEGSQKEAIAAKMARYSGLSEESIQQHNLDVPLNFFWKELLRRESFTVGRLDSRYKGIDRQDAGVRPDFNAELTAWLHAFTPAINLYLRDELKYKTDIKYNMFGPVHPWNNENDNTGENLRQAMAQNPYLHVMVQSGYYDGACDYFNAKYSMWHLDPSGRLKDRLSWKGYRSGHMMYLRKEDLVMGNEDIREFIRASLPKKGQPAMY; this is encoded by the coding sequence ATGAGAAAGCTTCTGGCACTGGCCTTATTCCTGGCTGCTATTGTGCTTCCGGCAGCAGCGCAGCGCCGTACCATCAACCTTGACTCCACCGTCACGACCAAACACCAGGTAACGATAAAAGGGCAGAAGGTGCCGTACACTGCCACCACCGGCACCCAGCCCGTGTGGGGCGAAGACGGTAAAGCCGTTGCCGGCCTGTTTTACACATACTATGAGCGCTCAGACGTAAAAGACCGTGCGGCGCGGCCGCTCGTGATCTCCTTTAACGGTGGCCCCGGCTCCGCCTCGGTATGGATGCACATCGCCTACACCGGCCCCCGACTGCTGCAGATCGATGACGAAGGCTATCCGATCCAGCCCTACGGCATCCGCGAAAACCCGGAGTCTATCCTCGACATAGCCGACATTGTGTTCGTGAACCCGGTGAACACCGGCTATTCGCGAATGGCCGATGATGTGGATAAAGATAAAATGAAGGAGAAGTTCTTCGGTGTAAACGCCGACGTGAAGTACCTGGCCGAGTGGCTCAACACCTTTGTGACGCGCAAAGGCCGCTGGGCATCGCCCAAGTACCTGATCGGGGAGAGCTACGGAACCACCCGCGTATCGGGGCTGGCGCTGGAGCTGCAGAACTCCCAGTGGATGTACCTGAACGGGGTGATCCTGGTGTCGCCCACAGAGCTGGGCATTGAGCGCGAAGGGCCCGTGGAGGCTGCGCTGCGCCTGCCGTACTATGCCGCTACCGCCTGGTACCACCAAAAGCTGCCGCAGGACCTGCAGCAAAAAGACCTGACCGATGTGCTGCCGGAGGTGGAGGCCTTTACTGTAAACGAACTGATCCCGGCTATTGTGAAGGGCGGTTTCCTGGAAGGCTCGCAGAAGGAGGCGATTGCCGCAAAAATGGCGCGCTACTCCGGCCTTTCGGAAGAAAGCATCCAGCAGCACAACCTCGATGTGCCGCTCAACTTCTTCTGGAAGGAACTGCTCCGCCGGGAGAGCTTTACCGTAGGCCGCCTCGACTCCCGCTACAAAGGCATAGACCGCCAGGACGCCGGTGTGCGGCCTGACTTCAACGCGGAGCTGACGGCCTGGCTACACGCCTTTACACCGGCCATTAACCTTTACCTGCGCGATGAGCTGAAGTATAAAACCGACATCAAGTACAACATGTTTGGCCCGGTGCACCCCTGGAACAACGAGAACGATAACACCGGCGAGAACCTGCGCCAGGCCATGGCCCAGAACCCTTACCTGCACGTGATGGTGCAGTCTGGCTACTACGACGGCGCCTGCGATTACTTTAACGCCAAGTACAGCATGTGGCACCTGGACCCGAGCGGCCGCCTGAAAGACCGCCTGAGCTGGAAGGGCTACCGCAGCGGCCATATGATGTACCTGCGCAAGGAGGACCTGGTAATGGGGAACGAGGATATCCGGGAGTTTATCCGCGCTTCGTTGCCAAAGAAAGGCCAGCCGGCCATGTACTAA
- a CDS encoding ABC transporter permease yields the protein MNLLRIELCKLLPYRTMWVILGIFVALMLLLLYASSNVSINGQELGNRMYDLPRFWQTLAYVASFFNLLFGILLIVLVSDEYSFRTLRQQVIDGLTRVELVLAKFYVVLGLGLFATVFLLLLGLYFGLLHGSQHTLGAVFGQINHLSYYFVQAVGYMTLAMLFGFAIRKSGLAIIAFVAYAQVVEPLIHFRLPDTVDKYMPVKVFKSLTPMPAQEVLDQLTAPTEMLSLPWAALLSIGYAGLFCFLSYYLLKVRDL from the coding sequence ATGAACCTTCTCCGCATCGAACTCTGTAAACTACTGCCCTACCGCACCATGTGGGTTATACTGGGGATTTTTGTAGCCCTCATGCTTCTCCTTCTCTACGCCAGCAGCAACGTCAGCATCAACGGGCAGGAGCTGGGCAACCGAATGTACGACCTGCCCCGGTTCTGGCAGACACTGGCCTATGTCGCCAGCTTTTTCAACCTGCTTTTCGGCATCCTGCTTATTGTGCTGGTGTCGGATGAGTACAGTTTCCGGACGCTGCGCCAGCAGGTGATAGACGGCCTGACGCGGGTAGAGCTGGTGCTTGCCAAGTTTTACGTGGTGCTGGGGCTGGGTCTGTTTGCCACGGTGTTCCTGCTTTTGCTAGGCCTTTACTTTGGCCTGCTGCACGGCAGCCAGCACACCCTGGGCGCTGTTTTCGGGCAGATCAACCACCTCTCCTACTACTTTGTGCAGGCTGTCGGGTACATGACGCTGGCCATGCTCTTCGGCTTTGCCATCCGCAAAAGCGGCCTGGCTATCATCGCCTTCGTTGCCTACGCGCAGGTGGTGGAGCCGCTCATTCACTTTCGCCTCCCCGATACGGTGGACAAGTACATGCCTGTCAAGGTTTTCAAGAGCCTGACGCCCATGCCGGCGCAGGAGGTGCTGGACCAGCTTACCGCGCCCACCGAAATGCTCTCTCTGCCGTGGGCGGCCCTGCTATCCATCGGGTACGCCGGTTTATTTTGCTTCCTGAGCTACTACCTGCTTAAGGTCCGAGACCTGTAG
- a CDS encoding HAD family hydrolase, which yields MNPTTSYDSLIFDLDGTLWDSTQTIADAWNAAINQFDFVDNNLTREDIRNIAGMPYDAIYEKLFPGLSTEQRQELQKTAAELELEYLYKQGGEPYPQLRQTLELLQPKYKLCIVSNCQSGYIEAFLQYFDLQSYFTDIACYGDKSLSKGENIRAVVQRNNLQRPVYIGDTQGDYDASVKAQVPFILAAYGFGEVQAEVPAIAALADLQELVSTTA from the coding sequence ATGAACCCTACTACTTCTTACGATAGTCTTATTTTTGACCTGGATGGCACCCTCTGGGACTCTACCCAAACCATTGCCGATGCCTGGAACGCCGCCATCAACCAGTTCGACTTTGTAGACAACAACCTGACGCGCGAGGACATCCGCAACATTGCCGGCATGCCCTACGATGCCATTTACGAAAAACTTTTCCCGGGCCTGAGCACAGAGCAGCGGCAGGAGCTGCAGAAAACGGCCGCAGAGCTGGAGCTGGAGTACCTGTACAAACAGGGGGGCGAGCCCTATCCGCAGTTGCGGCAAACACTGGAGCTGCTACAGCCAAAGTATAAGCTGTGTATTGTGAGCAACTGCCAGAGCGGTTACATAGAGGCTTTCCTGCAGTACTTCGACCTGCAGTCTTACTTTACCGACATCGCCTGTTACGGCGACAAAAGCCTGTCGAAGGGCGAGAACATACGTGCCGTGGTGCAGCGCAACAACCTGCAGCGGCCTGTGTACATCGGCGACACCCAGGGCGACTATGATGCGAGCGTAAAGGCACAGGTGCCGTTTATACTGGCTGCCTACGGTTTTGGAGAAGTGCAGGCAGAGGTGCCGGCCATTGCCGCTCTGGCTGACCTGCAGGAGTTGGTGAGCACAACAGCGTAA
- a CDS encoding Dps family protein produces the protein MATKNMIGIDAGKAQQLADKLNTLLANYQLFYINARGFHWNISGNKFFELHAKFEELYDDAILKIDEIAERILTLGHTPYHSFSTYLEKSSIKEVDNVSDGNQAVQEVLNGFKVLIESERELLALSADADDEGTNALMSDYIREQEKLVWMYSAYLRR, from the coding sequence ATGGCAACCAAAAACATGATTGGCATAGACGCCGGTAAGGCACAGCAGCTGGCAGACAAACTGAACACGTTGCTGGCTAACTATCAGCTGTTTTATATTAATGCAAGAGGCTTCCACTGGAACATCTCGGGGAATAAGTTCTTTGAGCTGCACGCTAAGTTTGAGGAGCTCTACGACGATGCGATCCTGAAGATTGATGAGATCGCAGAGCGTATCCTGACGCTGGGCCACACGCCTTACCATTCTTTTTCTACCTACCTGGAGAAATCCTCCATCAAGGAGGTAGACAACGTTTCGGATGGCAACCAGGCGGTGCAGGAGGTCCTGAACGGCTTTAAAGTGCTGATTGAGTCGGAGCGTGAGCTGCTGGCTCTGTCCGCCGACGCCGACGACGAAGGCACCAATGCGCTGATGAGCGACTACATCCGGGAGCAGGAGAAGCTGGTTTGGATGTACTCTGCTTACCTGAGGCGCTAA
- a CDS encoding cupin domain-containing protein: protein MAQSINTTPHLLQPHGKIPNNQRLPVLVYQQVFPGHHNLADRFKEAFAQHNWRGSWVNGVFGYHHYHSRSHEVLGVASGAATLLLGGPGADEVQVQAGDMLVLPAGTGHCLKSASDDFKVVGAYPAGQEHYDVCTEKDDPEEKKKNIAQVPLPETDPVAGKQGPLLQHWRHS, encoded by the coding sequence ATGGCACAAAGTATAAATACCACCCCGCACCTCCTCCAGCCGCACGGCAAAATCCCGAACAACCAGCGCCTCCCCGTGCTGGTGTATCAGCAGGTGTTCCCAGGCCACCACAACCTGGCAGACCGATTTAAGGAAGCCTTCGCACAGCATAACTGGCGCGGCAGCTGGGTAAACGGCGTGTTCGGCTACCACCACTACCACAGCAGGTCGCACGAGGTGCTGGGCGTGGCTTCCGGCGCCGCCACGCTCCTGTTAGGCGGCCCCGGCGCTGATGAGGTGCAGGTGCAGGCCGGCGACATGCTCGTGTTACCCGCAGGAACAGGCCACTGCCTGAAGTCGGCCTCCGATGACTTTAAAGTAGTGGGCGCTTACCCCGCCGGGCAGGAGCACTATGACGTGTGCACCGAGAAGGACGACCCGGAGGAAAAAAAGAAGAACATTGCGCAGGTACCGCTTCCCGAAACGGACCCCGTGGCCGGCAAGCAAGGGCCCCTGCTGCAGCACTGGCGCCACTCCTGA
- a CDS encoding ABC transporter ATP-binding protein, translating into MSLILDIHTLSKRYGSIQAVDKLSLQVEKGSIYGLLGPNGSGKTTTLGMVLDVIRPTSGSFSWFGQPASPATKKRVGALLETPNFYPYLTARRNLEIVAEIKGASHSRIAEVLHLVGLSQRMHTTFKGFSLGMKQRLALASSLLNDPEVLVLDEPTNGLDPEGIAEVRELILKIAAEGKTVILASHLLDEVEKVCTHVAVLQKGVLRAQGPVSTVLAAKDQLVISAGDVPQVLEALRQLPFVEAFQQAERGQVLLTLQDGYGPADVNKAMFEAGIVLQQLTLRRRSLEAQFLEIIKKQA; encoded by the coding sequence GTGTCACTTATACTTGATATACATACGCTCAGCAAACGGTACGGCAGCATACAGGCCGTAGACAAGCTTTCGCTGCAGGTGGAGAAAGGCAGTATTTACGGCTTGCTGGGCCCTAACGGCAGCGGCAAGACCACCACCCTGGGCATGGTGCTTGATGTGATCCGGCCGACCTCAGGCAGTTTTTCCTGGTTCGGGCAGCCAGCCTCCCCTGCCACCAAAAAGCGCGTGGGCGCCCTGCTCGAGACACCGAACTTCTACCCCTACCTCACCGCCCGCCGCAACCTGGAGATTGTAGCCGAGATAAAAGGCGCCAGCCACAGCCGCATTGCCGAGGTACTGCACCTGGTGGGCCTCTCCCAGCGTATGCACACGACTTTTAAAGGGTTCTCGCTGGGGATGAAACAGCGCCTGGCCCTGGCATCCTCGCTGCTAAACGACCCGGAGGTGCTGGTGCTGGACGAGCCCACGAACGGCCTGGACCCGGAAGGCATCGCCGAAGTGCGGGAGCTTATCCTAAAGATTGCCGCCGAGGGTAAAACCGTTATACTTGCCAGCCACTTGCTGGATGAGGTGGAAAAAGTATGCACCCATGTGGCCGTGCTGCAAAAGGGCGTGCTGCGTGCCCAGGGCCCTGTAAGCACGGTGCTTGCCGCCAAGGACCAGCTCGTGATCAGCGCCGGTGACGTGCCGCAGGTGCTTGAGGCGCTGCGGCAACTGCCGTTCGTGGAGGCGTTTCAGCAGGCGGAGCGCGGGCAGGTGCTCCTGACGCTGCAGGATGGGTACGGCCCCGCTGATGTGAACAAGGCCATGTTTGAAGCCGGTATCGTACTGCAGCAGCTTACCCTGCGCCGTAGAAGCCTGGAGGCACAGTTTCTGGAAATCATTAAAAAGCAAGCCTGA
- a CDS encoding bifunctional 3,4-dihydroxy-2-butanone-4-phosphate synthase/GTP cyclohydrolase II yields METNKTGDIRPLDSIEAAIEDIRQGKVVIVVDDDDRENEGDFVCAAEKITPEIVNFMATHGRGLICAPLTEERCDELGLELMVGRNTALHATPFTVSVDLIGHGCTTGISASDRAKTIFALVDPATDPHALGKPGHIFPLKAKKEGVLRRAGHTEASVDLARLAGLAPAGVLVEIMNEDGTMARLPDLVKVAERFDLKLISIKDLIAYRLKQESLIDREIVVQMPTDFGIFDLYAYTQVSNGAKHLALVKGTWEEDEPVMVRVHSSCVTGDIFGSCRCDCGPQLHEAMRMVEKEGKGVIVYMNQEGRGIGLLNKLKAYKLQEQGLDTVEANLELGFGMDERDYGVGAQILRDLGVTKMRLISNNPRKRTGLMGYGLEVVERVPIEVVPNEHNQKYLTTKRDKLGHEILKSATITK; encoded by the coding sequence ATGGAAACCAATAAAACTGGTGATATAAGGCCGTTGGATAGCATCGAGGCCGCTATCGAAGATATACGCCAAGGCAAGGTTGTGATCGTGGTGGATGATGACGACCGCGAAAACGAGGGCGACTTTGTTTGTGCCGCCGAAAAAATCACGCCTGAGATCGTAAACTTTATGGCCACCCACGGCCGTGGCCTTATCTGCGCGCCCCTTACCGAGGAGCGTTGTGATGAGCTCGGGCTGGAGCTGATGGTGGGCCGCAACACCGCGTTGCACGCCACGCCGTTCACCGTGTCAGTGGATTTGATCGGGCACGGCTGTACCACGGGTATTTCCGCCTCCGACCGCGCCAAGACTATTTTTGCCTTGGTAGACCCCGCCACAGACCCGCACGCGCTGGGCAAGCCCGGCCACATCTTCCCGCTGAAGGCGAAGAAGGAAGGGGTGCTGCGCCGCGCCGGCCACACGGAAGCCTCCGTAGACCTGGCGCGCCTGGCAGGACTCGCCCCGGCCGGTGTACTGGTGGAGATTATGAATGAAGACGGCACGATGGCGCGCCTCCCGGACCTGGTGAAGGTGGCGGAGCGCTTTGACCTGAAGCTGATCTCTATAAAAGACCTGATTGCCTACCGCCTGAAGCAGGAGAGCCTGATAGACCGCGAAATAGTGGTGCAGATGCCAACTGACTTCGGGATCTTTGACCTGTATGCCTACACCCAGGTGAGCAACGGCGCCAAGCACCTGGCCCTGGTAAAGGGTACCTGGGAGGAGGACGAGCCGGTAATGGTTCGGGTACACTCCTCCTGCGTTACCGGCGACATCTTCGGGTCCTGCCGTTGCGACTGCGGCCCGCAGCTTCATGAGGCGATGCGCATGGTAGAGAAAGAGGGCAAGGGCGTTATTGTGTACATGAACCAGGAAGGCCGCGGAATCGGCCTGCTCAACAAGCTGAAGGCCTATAAACTGCAGGAGCAGGGGCTGGATACCGTAGAGGCGAACCTGGAGCTTGGCTTTGGCATGGATGAGCGCGACTACGGCGTGGGGGCGCAGATACTCCGCGACCTGGGCGTTACCAAGATGCGACTGATCTCCAATAACCCGCGCAAGCGCACCGGCCTGATGGGCTACGGGCTTGAGGTAGTGGAGCGCGTGCCGATTGAGGTGGTGCCTAACGAGCATAACCAGAAGTACCTGACAACCAAGCGCGACAAGCTGGGCCATGAGATACTAAAGAGCGCCACAATTACCAAATAA
- a CDS encoding DUF3267 domain-containing protein has translation MDEAQYEQTELTVTAAAANKQALAFVLPILVLYMVPYFLLWPEQFSWQLLEGFVRAHGVATLFYPLLMLLVFILGAVVHELLHGLTWAVFCKRGVKAVTYGVHWSYLTPYCHCREVLPLRPYILGGLMPGLVMGLLPALAGMATGKLLLFLFGLLFTLAASGDLLVLWMLRHARASDLVQDHPEKIGCYVYRRK, from the coding sequence ATGGATGAGGCACAGTACGAGCAGACAGAGCTGACCGTTACGGCCGCGGCGGCTAACAAGCAGGCGCTGGCTTTCGTGCTCCCGATACTGGTGCTGTACATGGTGCCCTACTTTTTGCTGTGGCCGGAGCAGTTCAGCTGGCAGTTACTGGAGGGCTTTGTGCGTGCGCATGGTGTGGCAACGCTGTTTTACCCGCTCCTGATGCTGCTGGTTTTCATCCTGGGCGCGGTGGTGCACGAGCTGCTCCACGGCCTTACCTGGGCGGTGTTCTGCAAGCGCGGAGTAAAGGCTGTGACCTATGGCGTGCATTGGAGCTACCTGACGCCGTACTGCCATTGCCGGGAGGTGCTGCCGCTGCGCCCGTACATACTTGGCGGCCTTATGCCGGGGCTGGTGATGGGCCTGTTGCCGGCTTTGGCAGGCATGGCAACGGGCAAGCTGCTGTTGTTCCTGTTCGGGCTGCTCTTTACACTGGCTGCCTCCGGCGATCTGCTGGTGCTCTGGATGCTGCGCCATGCCAGGGCCTCTGACCTGGTGCAGGACCACCCGGAGAAGATTGGCTGCTATGTGTACCGGAGGAAGTAG
- a CDS encoding M14 family metallopeptidase — MLSTLLLAAMLSVGGPAQGKPNLKTPYEQGNGNQTATYDEAIQWYQKLDEAYDEVKMMPYGSTDVGRPLHLVVVSTDKDFDPASIHRKNKRVLLIQNGIHPGEPEGIDATMMLVRDYLQDKKRRKQLDNVVLAIIPVYNIGGALNRNSHTRTNQNGPESYGFRGNARNLDLNRDFIKTDSRNAQTFHQIFREWDPDVFMDNHTSNGADYQHVMTLIATQHNKLNPTLAEYLSGKMVPALYAGMKQDKFPMVPYMNHAGDTPDEGIIGFMESPRYATGYTALYNTIGFVPETHMLKPFNQRVQATYKLMEHMIGTVHRDADEIGKLRQQAKQETLTQEKFPLDWKLDTTKVTKIPFLGYEAKYKPSEVSGLERLYYDRKSPYKSMLNYYDEFTPTVTVAKPVAYIIPQAWREVIERLKTNKVQLQQLQRDTTITLDTYYIADYKTLERPYEGHYLHHGVQVDTRRMPRQFFKGDYVVYLNQPANRFLVETLEPQGVDSYFNWNFFDSILMQKEYFSSYVFEDLAAEYLRQDPELRKRLEARKKQDPEFAKSARAQLDFVYRNTPHYEYTHTMYPVGRLMQDVKLPL, encoded by the coding sequence ATGTTAAGCACCTTACTACTTGCCGCGATGCTATCGGTGGGTGGCCCTGCTCAGGGTAAGCCCAACCTGAAAACCCCTTACGAGCAAGGCAACGGCAACCAGACGGCCACCTATGATGAGGCGATCCAGTGGTACCAGAAACTGGACGAGGCCTACGACGAAGTGAAGATGATGCCCTACGGCTCAACCGACGTGGGCCGCCCCCTGCACCTGGTGGTGGTATCAACAGACAAAGACTTTGACCCGGCCTCTATCCACCGGAAAAACAAGCGCGTCCTGCTTATCCAAAACGGCATTCACCCGGGCGAGCCGGAGGGCATAGACGCCACCATGATGCTCGTGCGCGACTACCTGCAGGACAAAAAGCGGCGCAAGCAGCTCGACAACGTGGTGCTGGCCATCATCCCGGTCTATAACATCGGCGGCGCCCTTAACCGCAACAGCCATACCCGCACCAACCAGAACGGGCCCGAGAGCTACGGCTTCCGCGGCAATGCCCGCAACCTGGACCTGAACCGCGACTTCATTAAAACCGACTCGCGCAACGCCCAGACCTTTCACCAGATCTTCCGGGAGTGGGACCCGGACGTGTTCATGGACAACCACACCTCCAACGGGGCCGATTACCAGCACGTGATGACGCTCATTGCCACGCAGCACAACAAGCTCAACCCGACCCTGGCAGAGTACCTGAGCGGCAAAATGGTGCCGGCGCTGTACGCGGGCATGAAGCAGGACAAGTTTCCGATGGTGCCCTACATGAACCACGCCGGCGACACACCGGACGAGGGCATTATTGGCTTCATGGAGTCGCCGCGCTATGCCACAGGCTACACGGCCCTCTACAACACCATCGGCTTTGTGCCCGAGACCCACATGCTGAAGCCGTTTAACCAGCGCGTGCAGGCCACTTACAAGCTGATGGAGCACATGATCGGGACGGTGCACCGCGATGCCGACGAAATAGGCAAACTCCGCCAGCAGGCAAAGCAGGAAACGCTCACGCAGGAGAAATTCCCGCTCGACTGGAAACTGGACACGACCAAGGTTACGAAGATTCCGTTCCTGGGCTACGAGGCCAAGTACAAACCGAGCGAGGTAAGCGGGCTGGAGCGCCTGTACTACGACCGCAAGTCCCCGTACAAATCCATGCTGAACTACTACGACGAGTTTACCCCTACCGTAACCGTGGCAAAGCCGGTGGCCTACATTATTCCGCAGGCCTGGCGTGAGGTGATTGAGCGCCTGAAGACCAACAAGGTGCAGCTACAGCAGCTGCAGCGCGACACCACCATCACCCTGGACACCTACTACATTGCCGACTATAAAACCCTTGAGCGCCCGTACGAGGGCCACTACCTGCACCACGGTGTGCAGGTAGACACCAGGCGCATGCCGCGCCAGTTCTTCAAGGGCGACTACGTTGTGTACCTGAACCAGCCGGCTAACCGCTTTCTGGTGGAAACGCTGGAGCCGCAGGGCGTGGACTCCTACTTTAACTGGAACTTCTTCGACAGTATTCTGATGCAGAAGGAGTACTTCTCCAGCTATGTTTTCGAGGACCTGGCTGCCGAGTACCTCCGGCAGGACCCGGAACTGCGCAAGCGGCTGGAGGCGCGCAAAAAACAGGACCCTGAGTTCGCCAAGAGTGCCCGTGCCCAGCTGGACTTCGTGTACCGCAACACGCCGCACTACGAGTACACCCACACCATGTACCCGGTGGGCAGGCTGATGCAGGATGTAAAGCTGCCGCTGTAA
- a CDS encoding SDR family oxidoreductase, whose product MKILIAGAHGTTGKQIVELLSETDKHESYAMIRKEEQAAEMKKLGADHVVVANLEGDVSETTKGMDAVIFAAGSKGKNVEGVDQKGAEKLVDAAKAAGVSHFVMLSAYGVDDPRGELKEYLEAKAKADQHLLDSGLPYTIVRPGHLGNDAPTGKVKTADHFSSAGDSKIPRADVAHVLVKSLEVENARNKTFELLTGNTPIQEALKQI is encoded by the coding sequence ATGAAGATACTGATAGCCGGTGCACACGGCACTACCGGAAAACAAATTGTAGAGCTTCTTTCTGAGACCGATAAGCATGAGTCCTATGCCATGATTCGCAAGGAGGAGCAGGCAGCCGAAATGAAAAAGCTCGGGGCTGACCACGTTGTCGTCGCTAACCTCGAGGGGGATGTTTCGGAAACAACGAAAGGGATGGACGCCGTTATTTTTGCAGCGGGCTCCAAAGGCAAGAACGTAGAGGGCGTGGACCAGAAAGGCGCTGAGAAGCTGGTGGACGCAGCCAAGGCAGCAGGCGTGTCGCACTTCGTGATGCTCAGCGCCTACGGGGTAGACGACCCGCGCGGGGAGCTAAAGGAGTACCTGGAGGCAAAGGCAAAGGCGGACCAGCACCTGCTGGACAGCGGCTTACCCTACACCATTGTGCGCCCCGGCCACTTAGGCAACGACGCCCCCACGGGTAAGGTAAAAACGGCAGACCACTTCAGCAGCGCCGGCGACTCCAAGATACCTCGTGCCGATGTAGCCCACGTGCTGGTGAAGTCGCTGGAGGTGGAGAACGCCAGGAACAAGACCTTTGAGCTCCTGACCGGGAACACGCCGATACAGGAGGCCCTGAAGCAAATCTAG